One Tomitella gaofuii DNA segment encodes these proteins:
- a CDS encoding MarR family winged helix-turn-helix transcriptional regulator produces MPDAPLDQDAPPAAATAAVADPSIPDARSLRVWRNMLFAHSTIVQDLGEELAEKAGLTLAQYDVLLRLRDSEDNSMRMGELAEGVLVTTSGLTRVVDKLESAGLVARVRVSSDRRGVRVSLTDTGRARLREASRVHREGIRRHFTRHITDDELPALESFFSRLFAEARGVPPVEPLPMPAMPRRR; encoded by the coding sequence GTGCCCGACGCCCCCCTCGATCAGGATGCGCCCCCCGCCGCCGCGACGGCCGCCGTCGCCGATCCGTCGATCCCCGACGCACGCTCGCTGCGCGTGTGGCGCAACATGCTGTTCGCACACAGCACCATCGTCCAGGACCTGGGTGAGGAACTCGCGGAGAAGGCGGGCCTGACCCTCGCGCAATATGATGTCCTGCTGCGCCTGCGGGACAGCGAGGACAACTCCATGCGCATGGGGGAACTGGCCGAGGGCGTGCTGGTGACCACGAGCGGGCTCACGCGCGTGGTCGACAAGCTCGAGTCCGCGGGCCTCGTCGCACGCGTGCGCGTGAGCTCCGACCGCCGCGGGGTCCGGGTCTCGCTCACCGACACCGGCCGCGCACGCCTCCGGGAGGCGTCCCGCGTCCATCGCGAGGGGATCCGCCGGCACTTCACCCGGCACATCACCGACGACGAGCTCCCCGCGCTGGAGAGCTTCTTCTCGCGGCTGTTCGCCGAGGCGCGCGGCGTGCCCCCCGTCGAGCCGCTGCCGATGCCCGCCATGCCGCGGCGCAGATGA